CATTAAATACTATCCCGTTGCACATAAAGTTATGCATTATTCTGTGCAGGCTGCCATGGGATTTTATAACATGTCCTTGTTGTAAAACTAGTAGGTAGTAAAGGTTTTCTCCGGTATTTATATATTCTTTCACAAATGGGATTTAATTGGTGAAACCTGTTTTAATGCTGACTGTGAGGAGATTGTGTGATATATTTACTGAAGGCTATATACAAGATTTTTCGCACTTTTAGGTTGGGTTGCTAAAACATCTATCAAACTGCTAGAAGATAAAATGCAAGTTAAGATTGTTAAACTAGTGTGGTTAAATGTATGAGAACGTGTGTCTCGAGCTACCTTGTGGTGACATCCCACAGCAACCAACTTTACTGCTGTGGTTATCACCTCTTTTACAGATGTATGCAGCCATCTGTGattttgctttcacttttcTCAGTGAGTGTTTTAAGCGTTTGTGTTTGGGCGTATATATCATCATGTACAGGCACGTAAATCTTAGCTCGCAGAGgaaatgaaactaaaatgtGACAGTATGTTCAGCAACTAATTTGAAAGCACAATTGAAGCCCTTATTGTCTTCTTGATTGATTTCTAACATTTCACGACAAAGTGCAGTGTCAGATCttaaaaatcccaaacattaCTTTAGTTTTTACCTTAATTTTTGTGCTTGTCTTTCACCTTCTCTCCTCTTGCCCTTCTTCCCTTTGGAGGATTTATGTTTGATGCTTGGTTTAAAAGGTCAAAATTCAAAGCAAACAGAGATGTCTCAGcgatgtgtgtctgtgtttgcagcGGTTGGGCCCAGTAACTCCAATACCATGATGCAAACCTGCTTCCTGTACCAAAAGTAAAACGCCAGGCTTGTGGAAACGTGTTGATCAGACCTGCTGTTAAAATCATTTGGTCGTCTGGTAATGCTGCTAAAATTCAATTAAACGGAAGCCACAGCGCTGATGTGAGGATCAGTTATCAGGCGGGTAAAGGGGaagtgcattttgttttttgtgctctGCTTTCCTGCTTTGGATATGAGGAAGTTGGGGGAGACTTTGAGTTTTCAAGTCGGCGAAGGAAAAGACATTCAGATACGTTTCTGGTAGATTAGATTTAGGGAGTCAATTTCATGGTCTGAAGCTGCAGTTCGATCCACTAATTCCCCACCACCAAGTTTGCTGAAACTGATACTTATCTGCCCTTTATCTGTATGGAAAGCCAACCTATTTCCTGTCAGTACGGTTTTGGATTCATGGTGTAGGTTAGGCTGCTGTGTCTCTGCGTTTGAAAAACATGTAGACCCACTGATAACATCTCGCCAGGAGTTCATTGTGCACCAGTTTTCGTGCAGTGCCCTCTAGTGGGGGAAACAAGGTACTAAATACCCAGCCTACCTGACTTTTGCAGACTCAAATTCATTGACAAGAAGGGCAGTGGGAGGGTTGAGATGAGTCTATAAATTTCCTAAATGTTCATGAAAGCTCTACTGTACAGAGGGTGAATTTCTTCTTGTTTAAAGTCTTTGTTATTGTAGTTCTGGCCAGTATTTTGCTGTTAGTGGCAAAAGAGTCCTGCCAGGGAAAGGGAGGTCCACCTACATCATAACAGTTGGGCAGGTCTGATATTAATTCCACGGTTTTGGTTTGGTGTTTTGAAGAAGTTCACTGTCAAGGTTGAATGCCTCAAAATAGCTGCAGTCATTTGACATCTGTGTCTCTGTTCCCACAGTGGAGCCGCCAACCAACGTGACCCTGCAATGCCACAATATGCACAACGTCCTGGAGTGGAGTTACAACCAACCGTCGCCAGAGCTCAGATTCAGAGTGACAGCTCATCCATATTATGGGTTAACTACaaacaggtttttctttctttgaaatACAATGCCAGCCAAATATCTGTGTTTGCCATTTAAAACGACATTTTTAATCTCTGCTTTAAACTGTATAAACTGCATAAATGAACAGTATGCCCTCATATGATACGTAGGCCGCACTGTATTGTGTCGtaacactgtattttaaaacatatacCCTCTTAGCTTGGTTAAGACCCTTCCTGTCTGGTTAATGCTGACGCTTACACCGCCGGTTTGTAGGACAGACTTTTTGTTATGATTTTGTAGGCCCAAGCTGAGATAACTTATGGCATCTTCAAGGTTGTCTGCTCATCACTTTCCCTTGTCAGAACTTAACAAagtttttcttgtcttatttGCTTCTCCAGTAGTACTCATGAGCAATGGCTGCATCCGACAGCTCTACAGTCTGATGTGTCAGTTCTCTCTGATCCAGACAATTCGTATCTCATTTACGTAACTGCTGTGATTGGTCAGAATGAGTCTGAGTCCGCCCCTCCTGATGGAATCACTTTCAGCTATTTCAAGGATTCGCCTGCATCTCAGAAATGTGAGTAGAGATTTCAGTATCACCCCTGAGCTAACCATGAGAACATTGAACTTTTTAGTTGGATAAAACAGAACTGATGAACTCATACACTAATCCATCTCCTGACTACAGAAAATAGCCAAGgggtaaaacaaacaaataaataaataaataacaagacTAAGGGGGCCAGTGTACGGCAGAGCGGCTTGTCAAATGATTGAATAGCTTTGGAAAGGGGGTCTATGTCCGACTGTTTCTGTAACTTTGGGAAACCGACAAGCCAACATTAACACCGACTTAACGCTATGATTGgccaaccaaaaaaaaggtgatttgTTGTCCCTTTCTGCAATTGGGCGATAGTCTTAAAATcctaaagaaaaatataaacatgaccTACAAGAACCGCAACAGATACAATCCTACTAATAATACTGGATTTTGTTGCAATAAATACAATTGATCTACTGCCatcacatttatacattttggtcttttcagtTACTTTTATATAGATTTTTTGCGAGCGCAACACCATTTGAAAAAGTGGACTAAAACACAAAGTACCTACTATGGAGCCATGTTTTGAACTATGGgtccttgttttgtttgcactgcGGGCACAGAATCCAAACACAACATCAGGGTAATGTGGTGCATGTATCTGCTGACAAGTGCACACTATTCCACCGATCAACAGCTGGTGGTGGTAACACGCCGAGAAACGCAGGAGATGCGCCTGCGAAGGAAGGAAGAAGCCCGCTAGCTGATTTGAACATGGCTGTTAACAACACAAGCTTTACAATAttgacaaagataaaataaaaaaggtaatgGAGGATAATTAGTGTGTTTTAGCAAGAAATAATGACTCTAAACTGTGTAACATATAACATAATATTGTATCCGGGCTTCAACTGTATTTCAAGTTCCTCAGGCTGTTGGCTAACATCCTCTCAGATTGCCTCAGTCTAGAACATGAAATCGAGATTCAACTAACGACGAATGTTCACGCCATGTTCATGTTGGTTTCCAGGTTCTTTGGACCTCCCATCAGTTGAAGTCACTCCCCAAAAAGACGGGTATTTGCTGTTCAGCTTCATGCATCCCTGGAAAATGTACGGCAAGAAGCTGCCTCACAGTTTAAAGTCCTTATTCAGAAAGGAGAAAAGCTCTTATACGGACAACAACAAAGAGCTACCTGAATTTAAATACAGCGTTGTGGTCGGCAGCCAGGTCAGAGTGCACGCAGTTTCACATCTTCTACACCCTCTAAATTTTGTTACATCATAGATGAAGCTATGACCGCAGAGCTGTggatttgtgtctgttttcctcATGTAGTTATCACATAGTCAAACAATAACATTGTTTATAGTTTGTTTAGCAGAGGTAGAAGCGAGAAATACTACTGTTAATGGAGCAGTATTTATTAGTAGAAGTACGACTGCTCTTGAATTGCATCATACACTTGTTGTGCCACATGAGTTTTGTAGGAGCCTCACATTATTGTTGTTTGTGCAGAAGCAGCCGCAACATGACTTCAGATGTGTGACGAGTCCGTGTGAGGAGAAGCTTCCAATGGAGGATATAGGGGTGGAAAACTGTCTGAAAATCACGGGAGAGGTGAAGAAGATGGCTGTTAAATCCACACAATTGTACTGCACCGCGCCATTACCAGTAAAGAAAACTGACGACAACAGTTGagtaaaatttgatttatttctttggtttttagtttttccattCAAGACAGTCTGCACTTACTCAAAGCGCAGCCTGTCATATTTTGTCAGCTTTGAGAAATTAAGGTTTGTGGAAGCCTCCGTGGGTGGAAATACTTGTATGACCATTGACAGTTGGTGCAAAATGGTATGAGTCTAGAAGGAAGGTCCTGCTCTTTCAAACCTGATGTATAAGCTGATGTTTTACATTgctgaaaaacaagcaaaatagATTACCTAACACCtaacacagaaaagaaaggtACATCACCAATGGcggctattattattattattattattattattatttcaaattaaaagcggtagtagtagtagcagtagtcGTCTTTAATGGTCTGTTACATCCACAATGAACTTAGAGAAAAATAGTTTTAGCTTtagagagagcagagacactGCATCACACAGGAAAGGGCACATATTGAATAAGATTTTTGTAAACACTGTCATCTAGTAACCAAATGGATCAGAAGACAAGCCACATCTGTGTGATTTAGCTCGGCAGGTGGATACACCGACCTCATCACGCATTCACCGCGCGGTAATTAATCAGTGCAGCACATTGAGTTCTCAGAGGCCGGGAAAAATCGGGACAAACGGACAGTCGGTCACAGTCAGCTTGGGGTGTGTGGAGAGAAACTCGCCGCACAAGCAGAGGAGAGCAGGCTGAGGGTTCGCTAATCAGCAGCTCGACACAATTTAGGCCTGAAGTCCATAGCGAGCCTCATCATTTGTTGGTTTGGTTGGTTTAACTGACAGTCGTTTCACCAGCTTCTTCATGCCTTTTTTTGTGGTAATGTAATAAGGCAAACCCCCTGTCACCTAGTTTGGGTAGGACAAACTAATGGGTAATGTACTGTACTTTTAGAATTGGGTACTGGTAAAATCCTGCACAGGTTTCTTTGGTTAGACAACGTGTGTATGTCTGGATATTTGCCTTTAAAACGTATTCacttttatatctgttttgtcTAGATTACATCATCTACATCGTGATCAGCGTGTTGGTCGTGAGTGTGGTGGCTTTTATCCTCTTCTTGGTGTACCAAAAGAAGACCAAACCCTCAAGTGCCATACCAAAATCTATAGTATGTTCATTTTACCAGATCAGACTTGATATGATGAGCCTCATTTGAATGCACATTATTCAGCTTCAGTTTGCTGAaggaaaaggtttttaaaattcaacacCAACCTGACCGAAcaactcctcttttttttttccctttttgtcctAAAGTCAATCAGCAGAAACATTCCGGAAAAAGTGGCAACGGTTAAAGAGCAGATCAGTGTGGCGAAAGTGGAGCCTTCCTCACCCACACCTCTACTGTCCTACCCAGAAGAGAATGAGTTCACACGTGCTGGTACTTCCTTTGAGCCTGACCTCCGTCTGCGCATCGGGATATACAAGGACGAAGATGTGTGCGATCAGGGAGGTAGGCAGCCGAATGACGAAGGACATGGGTACATGAAAGGCAGCGACATGGATGAAGATGGTACATCACTCTCCGGTGGGGTCCCCTCTGGTTACGAGAAACGTCAGGTGTTGGTTGAGCTAGGGCGAGATGAACTGGCTGAGGGCTACCGTGTCTGAAAGCGGAATTGGTAACTACTGAACGTTGGGGCACTATGAATGATGGGTCAAATGGAGCACCCCCCTGTATTCTGCAATTATATGCCATTTCGGCTGCGTGATGTTGTAAGTGTTAGAAAAAGTTGGATCTTAACTGCGACTTGCAGGGGAGCTGTTTTTTACAAGTTCCAGGTGGTTCGGTCCGTGCTGTTTCCTTATCAATGCCAAGTAAAAGGTCAACCGGGAACTTTCTgactgttactgtgaataggCTAAATGCGGCACAACAAGAAGTCTTGCAGTAGTAAGACAAAAAAGGCACATAGTAATGACAAATACCAAATcagaacagataaaaacaagCTCATTTGATCCATCACCAGACTGTTAGCAGCAGAGTAATGTTGTGCATCTGTTAATTACTTCATCTCTGATATTTGTGTTTCAATTCTCACAGTCTATGAACCCTTCTGCTGCACTAACAAACTGTGCCTGCTGGGCAGTGGTAGTAGGTGAGAAAGCATCTTATTCATAATAAATGGGAATTAGATGCATGATGCATTAACATTGTATTCATATAGCAAACCCTCAAAGGGACTTAAAAAAAGCCCATCTTACTTGTGTGAATAAGAGCTGACATATTTCACATGAGACATGAGTAGGTGTTCATTCTAAGCTCCAGCATGTGGTGTGTTGCGGTAACTGCTATTCAGTAAGTCAGTCATCTTTCATGGGATTATAAGCAGCGTAACCAAACAAAATGGCAGTAGAGCATTTTTCACTGCAGCAAATCAGTAAACTAGCTTCCCTCTACACTGGCATTGTTGAGAAAACTTTTCCCTCCATCACTTTGCGCAGGATGTAGTGGCCAGGATTTTACTTTTGCAACAGAACCACAGTATGACTAAAAGAAGCAACACGTCCGTCATTGGTTACCTGCTAAATGATTGTTGGATCTTCAATCTTGACTTTAAAACGCAGACTGGCCTTCATGGATCTGTGTCACATTTTAGATCCTTTTAACATCTGTGCTGGTCAGCTCCTTCAATTCCGCAGAAGCGCACATCACTGGTCGTTTTGTAGTGTTGTGTAGACAAGTTTTGTTTATGctttgacaatgaaaacaaaggtCATAGATCATTACTTTAAATTTCTAAATCACTGCCTGCTGCCCGACCCCGGGACGATTTTATTCTCTCTGCATGGcagaataaacaaaatgaagaaaccaaatgaagagagagagcgaaaaagaaagaaagaagttgtTGCACTATATTAGTCAGTTTTGtcactttcacactgtcataAAGTGAACAAGCTGTCCGAGCACTTTCACATTATGTGCCTTTTGTCATGAGAAACTCCAAGTCAAAGAGTGATGCATTTGTTCTCCCCGCAAGTGAGACCCTGTAAATTGCACCCATTTCCTCCTGTGGAATCGAGATGAGATGGAGGTAGTGAAGGGTTTGGTGGGGTAAACTGTAGGTCAGGGAGATTATTGAATAGTAACAGAAACATGTTGTGATTGGAAAAACAAGGGGACTGATAACTGGATTTGTATTTAAGTGATGGCTCATTGATTTACTCGACAAAGTGAGAAACTTCACTGAAATGAATCCTACACAAGGACTCACAGGGGATGAGTCCAAAACAACATCTAGATACTGTTTCACAAAAATCAATCTATCACACAGTAACGTGTTCACATCTGTTGCATGCATTACCGTATTTGCCAGTTACTGAGCTGAGTAGTCAAAATATTGTATTCACTGTGGTATAGTGTATCTTCAAAAAGTCATGTCtactttcttctgttttctcttgcaCATGATTCAGAGGCTTTGTTAGAGCACTTTTAACTTCCCCGATGTGacattttttctgaatgaaatgaaatgaaacgtACGAGCAGGTTATGGTCACAGGAGGAATTTGGTCAAGTCCGCGACAACAGATTTGATTGGATTCCCAATGCAGGGCTGTACAGGATTGTTCTCCTCCTGAACTGAAGGAGGAGAAATGGAGGTAGAAACGAATAAGTTATTCTTATtcttaaacaatttttttgccACCTAAAATCCAGACTTGCAGTATGTGTCAAAAAGAACTcaaaattgttattatttttaattttacatttcttttgcaTATAATAAGAGATAATCGAACAGTTAACACAGGGACATTGAACTCGgaacatttggttttttttatttaattgctAATAATTGTCATGAAATGAGTGGTTATCTTGCACTGGAGGACAAGGTGATGTGATATGTTATGGTGTAACACAACTGTTCCACGTCTGTTACACTGCCTTATGATTGTGTTTTACAGCCAGTTTTTGAGTtgaatacagtgtgtgtgtgtgtgtgtgtgtgtgtgtgtgtgtgtgtgtgtgtgtgtgtgtgtgtgtgtgtgtgtgtgtgtgtgtgtttgtgtgtgtatatatattatatatatatattttttttgtaattgaatCTTGATGAGTTTCCTGCCTCAGTGTCTACATGATGATCTTCATGGCTCTATCCATAAACTGTTGGTCTTTATTTTGGCTGGAAActgctcttttgtgtttttttttttttttgtttgttttttctaaagtcattttttagCATTACATCATTTCAATAAAGAGTAAGTATGTGTATTTTCTGCCTTGTCCTGTTTGTGTCCTCTTCTAGTGAAGGATATCATGTGATAGATGTAAACAGAAGTTAATGTACAACCTCCTGCAGCCCAAAACGTGTCCCAGATCATACGCTGTACTCCACcaaattactgtatgtgacatGCTACCAATTAAGGAAGGGAAGTTGGTATTTCACTGTAGTCAGGAAGCCAAATTACAACCGGGGTATTACTGTGGGACTGACCTACTATTTAAATCACTATGCCAGACTGCGTCACGTAGCATTGCAACGTAAGGGAAGAAGCACACATGCCATGATGTTTCATGACATTTGAGCAATCCATGCTCCTTCCTCTGAAACCAGTCATTTTAGCGACGGGGGGGGAcctcttatgtgtgtgtgtgtttgcataaaTGTCTGCTATGTTatgtttccttcctctttgcTGTGTGCGTGGGGGAGTAGGGAGATAACAGACTTCACTATTAGGTGTGTATCCTCAATTGATTCCTGGCAGAAGAGTTCAGGATTTTCTGGTAATCTACCACagcggttcccaacctttttttttttttttttttttgcctgataaGCCTCCACAGCCCTGTCAGACGAACTCAAATACCTCGTCATTGACACCAGCTTTCATGTTCAAAATGTGTTCGTTTGAATTGTGAACATCTCAACTTTTTCATACGGTTGAACTATCAATGTTTAGGTCGGTTTGGTCAAGTCCACATTTGCACTTCTACCCACATGGAGTAGCAGAAACCGGAAGCTTCAATCATTTAGTCATTACTGTTAGCCAAAAAACTTATTGATAACTTCCAGCTGACAATTTCTAACATTTAAGCATTTTCACCATATATCCAttacgtttctttttttttatctattacTTTCAGCCATCTCAACATTATCCATCATTTTTAGCCATCTGTTTTAACCACAGAGCTGaccatttttttaatccactatCTTTAGCTAAACCATTTTACCCGTTACTTTTCGCTAGTTCAACCATTTAGCTTTTTTGCAATTTATGCATAGCTTGTAGCTCATGATTTTAACCACTTACCCACTACTGTTAGCTTACTATTTCAAACATTCATCCACTAGCCTACTTCTCAGCTTTTccaccatttatccattacctTTGGTTAACCATCTGAACTTTATCCACAACTTAGCTGTCTGGTTTAACCAGTGGTAAAGTACATTTTCATGTTACTTTTAGCTAAGAAATTGTACACACTATCTACAGCTTAaccatttattcattacttttagctatttcaaccatttGTCCATTACTTAAACCTAATGATTTTAACCACTTACGCACTATGATTTCAAGCATTTATCCACCACTTTTAGCTCACCATTTATCCACTGATGTTACTTTTACCTATTTTAATCACCtctccattacttttagctatttcagcCACTTAAATTACTTTTAACTAGAGTTTTTAACCATTTGTCCATGACtctttcattacttttagctaacaaTCGCCAACCATTTGTCCCATTACCTACACCTAATGATTTTTATACCACTTACCCACTATGATTTCAAACACTTATCCACTACTATTAACTATTTCAAccctttttcctttacttttaacTAATTGTTTAAACTTCTCTGCTCATTTGGCAAGTTTTCACACACTCAATTGCAACACATAGTGTTCAAATGTTACAGCTGACtcaatttgatatattttttgagCTATTCCACAATCTTATGTACCCCTTTGCAACTGCACAAGTTACCCACTGGGGTACAAGtacccctggttgggaatcactcACCTACACCATAGTGTGGTACAGATCCTATGGGTGCCAGAAGTCACCAAAATTTTATTAATTCTGTAGCACAAAGGTGTAAAAGTTTTACTGACACTGCATAGAAGTGGTGCAGTCTTTTGCTTAATTAACATGATAGACAAGAATAGAAATAAATCTGTCAAaagttgaaaaattaaatgaaagaaatttacATGCCTGATAAAGTGCAGTCCAAACCTAATGATGTAAcatatgaatttgaatttgcaCAGTCAGAATTTAGGTTAATGTTCTGCAGGACATAACAATAGGAATATCATCTTGATAGCTCTGGAAAATATTTCCGAATCCAATATTAACAATATCATTAATAATTAACAAAAAGTGGAAACATGAAATGTTCCTTTCTCAGtatgaaaacacatttcctgtaaaatgttgatgtttccAGTAAATTGTTTGAACACAGATAGTTATCTCCCCTTCCAGTAACAAGTACTTGTAACTGTGTCAACCTGAAGTAGGCCAGGTCAGTAACCTTCAGAGAATAAAGACCTGTCAACGGAAATACATCCTCGCACAACTCGCAGGGCTTCATTTTGAAGAACGTAAtaaaaggcctttttcacaggagacattttgacGTGTCACAGCAAGGGGAAACgcaggtgtaaataatacaattttcagGTCCAGTTTCCGGTTCCTGCCACTGTGCATACTCGCTTGCTGTCAGTAATGTTGTTCTTAgcaacacctgtgcttttccctcTATGACTATGAAATCAAAATGTCTACTGGGGAAAAGGCCCATTAAGATGGAATACTCATACCTACTGTGGCCTTTAAGCCTTTTCCCAGTGTTCAGAAGAGAAGAAACGTGTGATGCTCATTAAGCAAACACATCAGTCGAATCCATATAACCGTAATGGTAACGAAACCTGACACACGTAAATTGCGCAAAATGTAGTTCTGTAAAGAAAAAGTATAATGACTGTGTCAAGTCATGTAACTCTCCCTCGGTGTCCTCGTTGTGTCAGAAAAGCCATAAATGGTCCATGCATCATGGAATTTAAAAGGGGAAGTTGAAGGCAAGTTAAAGGCGGCGAGGTTGCCTGCAGCATCAGTCCAGCGTGGCTCGGTGTGTGTGCTGCCCCTGCCGACCGTCGTCCGCCAACAGCATCAGCGCCATGACCCGTCTGCTGCTGGGAGCCGTGCTACTGGGAAAAATGAGCATCTGTGTCATAGCACAAGGTAACCCTTTGAGATATTTACGTTGTAATGCATCTGGATTAGTGTCGCTATGGTCTGGCTGGTTTGATTCTGTCCAGTATCAACCCTACATCCCCTTCATTCCCTCTCAGACCACAGTTTATGCTTTGAAAATGACCTTGTTGAATTTGAAACATCAACACTGGCCTGAGAGGAAATTCAGAGACGTGTGGGTGCTGGATTCTACACACTTGTGATCATCTGCCTTATCTGACCATCTCACTTCATTTACTGAAGCGTCGTGTCATGATGAGTTT
This region of Xiphias gladius isolate SHS-SW01 ecotype Sanya breed wild chromosome 11, ASM1685928v1, whole genome shotgun sequence genomic DNA includes:
- the ifngr1l gene encoding interferon gamma receptor 1-like isoform X2 translates to MDSLRLHPVFHICVWLPAVLAQVEPPTNVTLQCHNMHNVLEWSYNQPSPELRFRVTAHPYYGSTHEQWLHPTALQSDVSVLSDPDNSYLIYVTAVIGQNESESAPPDGITFSYFKDSPASQKCSLDLPSVEVTPQKDGYLLFSFMHPWKMYGKKLPHSLKSLFRKEKSSYTDNNKELPEFKYSVVVGSQKQPQHDFRCVTSPCEEKLPMEDIGVENCLKITGEVKKMAVKSTQLYCTAPLPVKKTDDNNYIIYIVISVLVVSVVAFILFLVYQKKTKPSSAIPKSISISRNIPEKVATVKEQISVAKVEPSSPTPLLSYPEENEFTRAGTSFEPDLRLRIGIYKDEDVCDQGGRQPNDEGHGYMKGSDMDEDGTSLSGGVPSGYEKRQVLVELGRDELAEGYRV
- the ifngr1l gene encoding interferon gamma receptor 1-like isoform X1; translation: MDSLRLHPVFHICVWLPAVLAQVEPPTNVTLQCHNMHNVLEWSYNQPSPELRFRVTAHPYYGLTTNSSTHEQWLHPTALQSDVSVLSDPDNSYLIYVTAVIGQNESESAPPDGITFSYFKDSPASQKCSLDLPSVEVTPQKDGYLLFSFMHPWKMYGKKLPHSLKSLFRKEKSSYTDNNKELPEFKYSVVVGSQKQPQHDFRCVTSPCEEKLPMEDIGVENCLKITGEVKKMAVKSTQLYCTAPLPVKKTDDNNYIIYIVISVLVVSVVAFILFLVYQKKTKPSSAIPKSISISRNIPEKVATVKEQISVAKVEPSSPTPLLSYPEENEFTRAGTSFEPDLRLRIGIYKDEDVCDQGGRQPNDEGHGYMKGSDMDEDGTSLSGGVPSGYEKRQVLVELGRDELAEGYRV